The following coding sequences lie in one Larus michahellis chromosome 29, bLarMic1.1, whole genome shotgun sequence genomic window:
- the LOC141735127 gene encoding E3 ubiquitin-protein ligase TRIM7-like isoform X4 — protein MPSGRDAVTHRQRPEHLGVSARHQGEEEREAGGAAAMASGSSRAGEGGEDSTHRTVPQHPAHLGSDPTVCGGGTTRSWPERGRLGDAEAVGHRSRLRKGNFQPKLRLERLEEKLKLLGLEGGREEKTHLCSWRRGTVASEAAAKASGSSRDGPRAGGGPTAAHAEEPAREDEEQTRRDLEKLKKRREELLGVKTSGERRFREFLTRTEAERQKVVSEFRQLRRFLKDQELVLLAGLGELGREATRKREEEETRISGEISLLDVLVCETEKKLEQPPGGFLQDARSSVGRWETGRAGRTETETETFLDLERRLRAVSRQNDVLREALGRFQDALLAELEKEGGAPPGEDGKAFVTLDPDTANARLVVSRDRRGVGWRDGGQDPPPTPRRFDASRCLLGRRGFATGRRWWEVEVAGDGAWALGVARGSVPRKGWLEFQPEKGIWALGRCGNRYRAFASPVAATTFAADDPPGASGGRVRVALDYDGGRVAFSLGGGQPPLFTFRNAAFGGERVFPFFWVGRGSRLRLCP, from the exons GCACCAAGGGGAAGAGGAACgagaggctggaggagctgctgccatgGCCTCCGGTTCATctagagcaggggaaggaggagaagacagCACCCACCGCACCgtcccacagcaccctgcccACCTGGGCTCCGACCCCACCGTCTGCGGAGGTGGGACGACCCGATCCTGGCCGGAGCGAGGAAGACTTGGAGATGCCGAAGCAGTTGGCCACCGAAGCCGGCTCAGGAAAGGGAATTTCCAACCCAAACTGCGCTTGGAGCGTTTAGAGGAGAAGCTGAAGCTCTTGGGGCTGGAaggcgggagggaggagaagacCCATCTCTGCTCCTGGCGCAGGGGGACGGTCGCCTCCGAGGCTGCTGCGAAAGCGTCTGGCTCCAGCCGTGACGGACCAAGGGCTGGTGGAGGTCCCACCGCGGCCCACGCAGAGGAACCTGCCCGGGAGGACGAG GAGCAAACACGCCGTGACCTGGAGAAGCTCAAGAAGCGAAGGGAGGAGCTTTTGGGCGTGAAAACGAGCGGAGAGAGGCGATTCCGGGAGTTTTTG ACGCGGACGGAGGCCGAGCGGCAGAAGGTTGTGTCGGAATTCCGGCAGCTGCGCCGGTTTCTGAAGGACCAAGAGCTCGTCCTCTTggctgggctgggagagctgggcagggaggcgACGAGGaagcgggaggaagaggagaccaGGATCTCGGGGGAGATTTCGCTCCTCGACGTCCTCGTCTGCGAGACGGAGAAGAAGCTCGAGCAACCCCCGGGCGGGTTCCTGCAG GACGCCCGGAGCTCCGTGGGCAG GTGGGAGACGGGCCGCGCGGGGAGGACGGAGACGGAGACCGAGACCTTCTTGGACCTGGAGCGGAGGCTCCGTGCCGTCTCTCGCCAAAACGACGTCCTCCGAGAGGCGCTGGGGAGATTCCAAG ACGCTTTGCTGGCTGAActggagaaagagggaggagCGCCTCCAGGAGAAGACGGAAAAG CGTTCGTGACTCTGGACCCCGACACGGCCAACGCCCGGCTGGTGGTGTCCCGGGATCGCCgcggggtgggatggagggacgggGGGCAGgatccgccccccaccccccggcgcTTCGACGCCTCCCGCTGCCTCCTGGGCCGCCGGGGCTTCGCGACGGGGAGACGCtggtgggaggtggaggtggcCGGAGACGGCGCCTGGGCCCTGGGGGTGGCCCGAGGCTCCGTCCCCAGGAAAGGTTGGCTGGAATTTCAACCGGAGAAAGGGATCTGGGCCCTGGGACGCTGCGGGAACCGGTACCGCGCCTTCGCTTCCCCCGTCGCCGCCACCACCTTCGCCGCCGACGACCCCCCCGGGGCAAGCGGGGGGAGGGTGCGGGTGGCCCTGGATTACGACGGGGGGCGAGTGGCCttttccctggggggggggcagccccccctctTTACCTTCCGAAACGCCGCTTTCGGGGGGGAGCGCGTCTTCCCCTTCTTCTGGGTGGGGAGAGGGTCCCGCCTCCGCCTCTGCCCCTGA